Proteins encoded in a region of the Elizabethkingia bruuniana genome:
- a CDS encoding sensor histidine kinase, with the protein MFNRVITNQTKTMILLMLVFTSIIILFSGLVYFSIVNFSHQRFYELLKIRTTTIIQIEKGKEYLDLPENYILNSLNDEELPMEKDYVFAVPRDSNFSKISQEVHIPSSFFRNIVKNGEANFNDKEFYYIGQTFRFDDKDYIAIASAKNHYVAYYLEYLKRTLITCIVLSLFFSMIFSFYLSKTLFKPILKITGKVKEISSENLHLRLEPQPDNKELNELVETFNDMLNRIETSFETQNHLIGNVSHELRTPLTFIMGEADVALSINRTAGEYKDTLEIILNEAEKLDKKIKALLMIAQTGFDGKIQKFDKVRTDQLLWDVIETLKRIDPRNNIFLDISMLPDNPKKLKVQGNEQLLHLALANIISNGCKYSNFQQVRVSLGATDTDVYIIVKDAGIGIPEEEMNKIYDPFFRASNTKNYEGYGIGLPLARNIVRIHHGELIVTSHENQGTTVQLRFPNFYSTQNEEKQV; encoded by the coding sequence ATGTTTAACCGAGTTATTACTAATCAGACCAAAACCATGATACTTTTAATGCTGGTATTTACCAGTATTATTATCCTGTTTAGCGGTCTGGTCTATTTTTCCATTGTTAACTTTTCGCATCAGCGGTTTTATGAATTGCTTAAAATCCGTACAACAACTATTATACAGATAGAAAAGGGTAAAGAATATCTGGATCTTCCGGAAAACTATATTCTCAATAGCCTGAACGATGAGGAACTCCCAATGGAAAAGGATTATGTTTTTGCTGTTCCAAGAGATTCCAATTTCAGTAAAATATCTCAGGAAGTTCATATTCCCTCTTCCTTTTTCAGAAATATTGTAAAGAACGGAGAAGCTAATTTTAATGATAAGGAGTTTTATTACATCGGGCAGACTTTTAGGTTTGATGATAAAGACTATATAGCCATTGCCTCTGCAAAAAATCACTATGTGGCTTATTATCTGGAGTATCTTAAAAGAACCCTTATTACCTGTATTGTACTGTCCTTATTCTTCAGTATGATCTTTTCTTTTTATTTATCCAAAACTTTATTCAAACCTATATTAAAAATTACAGGTAAGGTAAAAGAAATCAGCTCTGAAAATCTACATCTCCGACTGGAACCTCAACCGGATAATAAAGAGCTTAACGAGTTGGTTGAAACTTTCAACGATATGCTGAATCGCATTGAAACTTCTTTTGAAACTCAGAATCACCTTATCGGAAATGTTTCACATGAACTAAGAACTCCCCTTACCTTTATTATGGGAGAAGCAGATGTGGCGCTTTCTATTAACCGGACTGCTGGTGAGTACAAAGATACACTAGAGATTATCCTGAATGAAGCAGAAAAACTGGACAAAAAAATTAAAGCTTTATTAATGATTGCCCAGACTGGATTTGATGGTAAAATTCAGAAGTTCGATAAGGTAAGAACTGATCAGCTGCTTTGGGATGTTATCGAAACGCTGAAAAGAATCGATCCCCGAAATAATATATTCCTTGATATCAGTATGCTTCCTGATAATCCTAAAAAGCTTAAAGTACAAGGGAATGAACAGTTATTGCATCTTGCGCTGGCCAATATTATCAGTAATGGATGCAAATACTCTAATTTTCAGCAAGTAAGGGTTTCTCTGGGAGCGACAGATACAGATGTTTATATCATTGTAAAAGATGCCGGAATTGGTATTCCAGAAGAAGAGATGAACAAAATTTATGATCCGTTCTTCAGAGCATCTAATACCAAAAATTATGAAGGCTATGGAATCGGACTTCCTCTTGCACGAAACATTGTAAGGATACACCACGGGGAGCTTATTGTAACGTCACACGAAAATCAGGGAACAACAGTGCAACTTCGTTTTCCTAATTTTTACAGTACACAAAATGAGGAAAAACAAGTCTAA
- a CDS encoding response regulator transcription factor: MEKIILIEDETSVVSFIKKGLQEKGYEISVAFDGRTGVQLVEANDFDLVILDIMLPEMNGLDVCKEIRKTNKQVPILFLTALGTSENIVLGLESGGDDYLVKPFKFIELVARIKSLLRRSSNNPVPEIPEPEVDEEHIYKFSDLIVNDYTKKVTRGGEEVNLTSTEYKLLVYFLNNPEKVISRVEILDAVWGVNYELGTNVVDVYVNYLRKKLDNQDNSKLIHTVIGMGYVLKRP, translated from the coding sequence ATGGAAAAAATTATTCTGATCGAAGACGAGACCAGTGTGGTATCATTTATAAAGAAGGGACTTCAGGAAAAAGGTTATGAAATTTCTGTAGCCTTTGACGGCCGTACCGGTGTACAGCTGGTAGAAGCTAATGATTTTGATCTTGTTATCCTGGATATTATGCTCCCTGAAATGAATGGTCTTGACGTATGTAAAGAGATCAGAAAAACCAATAAGCAGGTACCAATTCTTTTCCTTACAGCGCTCGGGACTTCAGAGAACATAGTCCTCGGATTGGAAAGTGGTGGTGATGATTATCTGGTAAAGCCTTTCAAATTTATTGAGCTTGTAGCCCGTATAAAATCGTTATTAAGAAGAAGCAGTAACAATCCTGTTCCGGAAATTCCAGAGCCTGAAGTCGATGAAGAACATATTTATAAATTTTCGGATCTCATCGTTAATGACTATACCAAGAAAGTAACACGAGGTGGAGAAGAAGTAAACCTTACGTCAACAGAATACAAACTACTGGTTTATTTCCTTAATAATCCCGAAAAAGTTATTTCCCGCGTCGAGATTCTGGATGCGGTATGGGGTGTAAACTATGAACTGGGAACCAATGTAGTAGATGTTTATGTAAACTATCTTAGGAAGAAACTGGACAATCAGGATAATAGCAAACTAATCCATACGGTTATCGGGATGGGGTATGTACTAAAAAGACCGTAG
- a CDS encoding single-stranded DNA-binding protein — protein sequence MSLRNKVILFGHTGKDVEVTQFEKGIKASVSLATNDYYTNTQGEKIEETQWHNLIVYGKLAEVFEKYVTKGKEIAIEGKLTYRSYEDKDGNMRYITEIRVEELLMMK from the coding sequence ATGTCACTAAGAAACAAAGTTATTTTATTCGGACACACGGGTAAAGATGTAGAAGTAACCCAGTTCGAAAAAGGAATTAAAGCTTCCGTTAGTTTAGCAACCAATGATTATTATACCAATACACAGGGTGAAAAGATTGAAGAAACCCAATGGCACAATCTTATCGTCTACGGAAAGCTGGCAGAAGTTTTTGAAAAGTATGTTACCAAAGGCAAAGAGATTGCTATAGAAGGAAAATTAACGTACAGAAGCTATGAAGATAAAGACGGAAATATGCGTTATATTACTGAGATCAGAGTAGAGGAACTTCTGATGATGAAATAA
- the hisS gene encoding histidine--tRNA ligase: protein MKPSLAKGTRDFTAQEVSRRKYIINTLQKNFELFGFQPLETPSFENLSTLTGKYGEEGDRLIFKILNSGNYTDKVNENDWQNKDAKKLTSQISDKALRYDLTVPFARFVAMNHGQLTFPFKRYQIQPVWRADRPQKGRFREFYQCDADVVGSESLWQEVELVQLYFKAFKELGVPVAIQMNNRKILSGLAEYAGITEQLIDFTVALDKLDKIGKDGVIKEMQEKGISDEAIEKLDFLFHQKNNALENLQELKVRFEGVEVGIQGVTELEFVLSKAMELGIDDQDLVFNITLARGLDYYTGAIFEVKAKGVEMGSIGGGGRYNNLTEVFGVKNIPGIGISFGLDRTYLVMEELGLFPENATVKVEYLFANYGEEEAVEAMKLIAKLREKGISAELYPEAAKLKKQFTYAEKKEIPNLVFLGKDEIEKTNVTIKNLTTGEQETIAQSEFLK from the coding sequence ATGAAGCCTAGTCTAGCAAAAGGAACACGCGACTTTACAGCACAGGAAGTTTCCCGCAGGAAATATATTATTAATACATTACAAAAGAATTTTGAGCTTTTTGGTTTTCAACCTCTGGAGACTCCAAGTTTTGAAAATCTGTCAACTCTTACTGGTAAATATGGAGAAGAGGGAGACCGCTTGATTTTCAAAATCTTAAATTCTGGTAATTATACCGATAAAGTGAACGAAAACGATTGGCAGAATAAAGATGCGAAGAAGTTGACGTCACAGATTTCTGATAAAGCATTGCGCTACGACCTTACAGTACCATTTGCAAGATTTGTTGCGATGAATCATGGGCAATTAACTTTTCCTTTTAAACGTTATCAGATTCAACCGGTATGGCGTGCAGACCGCCCGCAGAAAGGTAGATTCAGAGAATTTTACCAGTGTGATGCAGATGTGGTAGGTTCTGAAAGTCTTTGGCAGGAAGTAGAACTGGTACAGTTGTATTTCAAAGCTTTTAAGGAGCTTGGAGTGCCTGTTGCTATTCAGATGAATAACCGCAAAATTCTTTCTGGCCTTGCAGAATATGCGGGTATAACAGAGCAGTTGATAGATTTCACAGTTGCATTGGATAAATTAGACAAAATTGGGAAAGATGGTGTAATCAAAGAAATGCAGGAGAAAGGTATTTCTGATGAAGCTATAGAAAAACTGGATTTCCTTTTTCATCAGAAAAATAATGCTCTGGAAAACCTTCAGGAACTTAAAGTAAGATTTGAAGGAGTAGAAGTTGGTATTCAGGGAGTAACAGAACTGGAGTTTGTTCTATCCAAAGCAATGGAATTAGGAATAGACGATCAGGATTTGGTATTCAATATTACTCTGGCGAGAGGATTAGATTATTATACAGGTGCCATCTTTGAAGTAAAAGCAAAAGGAGTAGAAATGGGTTCTATTGGTGGTGGTGGCCGCTATAACAATCTGACGGAAGTTTTTGGAGTAAAGAATATACCAGGAATTGGAATTTCTTTCGGATTAGACAGGACTTATCTGGTAATGGAAGAGTTAGGTCTGTTCCCGGAGAATGCGACTGTAAAAGTAGAATATCTTTTTGCTAACTATGGGGAAGAAGAAGCAGTAGAAGCAATGAAGCTTATTGCAAAACTTAGAGAAAAAGGAATTTCAGCTGAATTATATCCGGAAGCGGCAAAGTTGAAAAAACAATTTACATATGCAGAGAAAAAGGAGATTCCAAATCTTGTTTTTTTGGGCAAAGACGAAATTGAAAAAACTAATGTCACAATAAAAAATCTGACAACCGGAGAACAGGAAACAATAGCACAATCCGAATTTTTGAAATAA